A single genomic interval of Chloroflexota bacterium harbors:
- the hydA gene encoding dihydropyrimidinase has translation MPLDLAIHGGAIVTATETRRADIGVSDGKIVAIGDVGDAVETHDASGLLVLPGVVDPHTHLEAQFRQGGPTTADDFLSGTEAAACGGVTTIIDYARQFPGSTLAEGIREWDARAAPKSLIDYSFHIVVTDFSDATLAEVPALLADGFPTVKAFMMRVADRDLLKLMRASADAGGLVMAHAENPAVLDYQQGKLFAEGKRSAVWYRDSRPEIGEAEATARAIDYADLTGATVCVVHLSCDAALQRAREAKARGSRPWIEVRPCYLLLDADCYTAPGVDPLTMSGCPPLRPAVNLPKLWEGLADGTIDMVGSDHCAWAIEEKRAGEHDFSLIPHGIPALETQLPALWDAGVRGAKGRMLTAADFQADELASPWSRITPNRLVDAMSTTPARLHGLYPRKGTIALGSDADLVLFDPTRAETISQSRLHSRAGYEPCEGMDVVGWPVATFSRGELIAKDGQVVGRPGRGKLLRRQPPPR, from the coding sequence ATGCCGCTCGATCTTGCCATTCACGGCGGCGCCATCGTCACCGCCACCGAGACGCGCCGCGCCGACATCGGGGTTTCGGACGGCAAGATCGTGGCGATTGGCGACGTGGGAGACGCCGTCGAGACGCACGATGCCAGCGGCCTGCTGGTGCTGCCGGGCGTGGTCGATCCGCACACCCATCTGGAAGCCCAGTTCCGGCAGGGCGGCCCGACGACCGCCGACGATTTCCTCTCCGGCACCGAAGCGGCGGCCTGTGGCGGCGTGACCACGATCATCGACTACGCCCGCCAGTTTCCCGGATCGACGCTGGCCGAGGGCATCCGCGAGTGGGACGCCCGGGCCGCCCCGAAGTCGCTGATCGACTACAGCTTCCACATCGTGGTGACCGACTTCTCGGATGCCACGCTGGCCGAGGTGCCGGCGCTCCTGGCGGACGGCTTCCCGACGGTGAAGGCGTTCATGATGCGCGTGGCCGACCGCGATCTGCTCAAGCTCATGCGCGCCAGCGCCGACGCTGGCGGACTGGTGATGGCGCACGCCGAGAACCCGGCCGTGCTCGACTATCAGCAGGGAAAGCTGTTCGCGGAGGGCAAGCGGTCCGCCGTCTGGTATCGCGACAGCCGCCCGGAGATCGGAGAGGCTGAGGCGACCGCCCGGGCCATCGACTACGCCGACCTGACCGGCGCGACCGTCTGCGTCGTGCATCTCTCCTGCGATGCGGCGTTGCAGCGGGCGCGCGAAGCCAAGGCGCGCGGCTCGCGTCCGTGGATCGAGGTGCGGCCCTGCTACCTGCTGCTCGACGCCGACTGCTACACCGCGCCGGGCGTCGATCCACTGACGATGAGCGGGTGTCCGCCGCTGCGGCCGGCCGTCAACCTCCCGAAGCTCTGGGAAGGGCTGGCCGATGGGACCATCGACATGGTCGGCAGCGACCATTGCGCCTGGGCCATCGAGGAGAAGCGGGCCGGAGAGCACGATTTCAGCCTGATCCCGCACGGCATCCCGGCCCTGGAGACGCAATTGCCGGCGCTCTGGGATGCGGGCGTGCGCGGCGCGAAGGGGCGCATGCTGACGGCTGCTGACTTTCAGGCTGATGAGCTGGCCTCCCCCTGGAGCCGGATCACGCCGAACCGGCTGGTGGACGCGATGTCCACGACGCCGGCCCGGCTGCACGGCCTGTATCCGCGCAAGGGGACCATCGCGCTGGGGTCGGATGCGGACCTCGTCCTGTTCGACCCGACACGCGCCGAGACCATCAGCCAGTCCCGCCTGCACTCGCGGGCCGGTTACGAGCCATGCGAGGGCATGGACGTGGTCGGCTGGCCGGTGGCGACGTTCTCGCGCGGGGAGCTGATCGCCAAGGATGGTCAGGTCGTCGGACGGCCGGGTCGAGGGAAACTGCTCAGGCGTCAGCCTCCCCCGCGCTGA
- a CDS encoding DUF2071 domain-containing protein produces MVLSREIDRITPTFRPSDLVVGFQQWRDLLFLHWPIPPDALRPLIPRQLDIDTYDGLAYIGLVPFWMTGVRPSWAPARSAFTFCETNVRTYVHRNGEDPGVYFFSLEAASAIAVTIARLQFKLPYFWASMRMRRLGNQIEYRSRRLLGGPARTYARFEPGEFLGASAPGTLEHFLIERYYLHASDGDRLWRGQVYHTPYPVQRATVHAVRDELIGAAGMPRPLGPPLLAHYARGVDVDIFGLRPHEAL; encoded by the coding sequence ATGGTGCTGTCTCGTGAGATCGACCGGATCACGCCGACCTTCCGGCCGTCCGACCTCGTCGTCGGCTTCCAGCAGTGGCGCGACCTGCTCTTCCTGCACTGGCCGATCCCACCCGACGCGCTCCGCCCGCTGATTCCACGCCAGCTCGACATCGATACCTACGATGGCCTCGCCTACATCGGCCTCGTGCCGTTCTGGATGACCGGCGTCCGGCCGTCCTGGGCGCCGGCCCGTTCGGCGTTCACGTTCTGCGAGACCAACGTCCGCACCTACGTCCACCGCAACGGCGAGGATCCAGGCGTCTACTTCTTCTCGCTGGAGGCCGCCTCAGCCATCGCCGTGACCATCGCGCGGCTCCAGTTCAAGCTGCCCTACTTCTGGGCCAGCATGCGGATGCGCCGCCTCGGCAACCAGATCGAGTACCGCAGCCGACGCCTGCTCGGCGGCCCGGCCCGCACCTACGCCCGCTTCGAGCCAGGCGAGTTTCTCGGAGCATCAGCGCCCGGCACGCTCGAACACTTCCTGATCGAGCGGTACTACTTGCACGCGTCGGACGGCGACCGACTGTGGCGCGGACAGGTCTACCATACGCCGTACCCCGTCCAGCGGGCGACCGTCCACGCCGTCCGTGACGAATTGATCGGCGCAGCCGGCATGCCGCGGCCGCTCGGGCCTCCGCTCCTGGCACACTACGCCCGGGGTGTGGACGTGGACATCTTCGGCCTCCGGCCCCACGAGGCGCTGTGA
- a CDS encoding MFS transporter, translated as MTGTLTGEMFSSLSVPDYRRLYFGNMAFQFNSWMGGLTFGWLMLLIGNSPFWLGLSGAMTGLAMTCMSPLGGAFADAWDRRRSLLVTQTTAIVVNAGVATLYVLDVLSIWHLLVASLLMGMSFTFNMPARQSLMAEIVPRPLLPNATALQTASMNLARITGPSMAGFLLSTVGPLFVMLLGLCANTWTVTQILSIRHRSAKPSKAFTLKSIRITDGFRYVYRTRPLLDMMLVVTISNIFGLSYVQMLPSFARDSLHLDAAGLGILTSSMGGGALVGSLIMARVGIGQHHSLMMRGAAFSICLLLLALGWSGSLWLAAPLLALIGSLTALLTALSISTVQQYAPDELSGRVFGVYMVCTGLTNIGSLPLGAIADRIGTDHAIGVWGSIGACLVLAFVGYRTLTEPRAATVAQPADAPTPS; from the coding sequence GTGACTGGAACGCTCACCGGCGAGATGTTCAGTTCGCTGAGCGTGCCCGACTACCGCCGGCTCTACTTCGGCAACATGGCGTTCCAGTTCAACTCCTGGATGGGCGGCCTCACGTTCGGCTGGCTGATGCTGCTGATCGGCAACTCGCCGTTCTGGCTCGGCCTGAGCGGCGCGATGACCGGCCTCGCCATGACCTGCATGTCCCCGCTCGGCGGCGCGTTCGCGGACGCCTGGGACCGTCGACGCTCGCTGCTGGTCACCCAGACAACGGCCATCGTCGTGAACGCCGGCGTGGCGACGCTCTACGTCCTGGATGTCCTCTCGATCTGGCATCTGCTGGTGGCGTCGCTGCTGATGGGCATGAGCTTCACCTTCAACATGCCCGCCCGCCAGTCGCTGATGGCCGAGATCGTGCCACGCCCGTTGCTGCCCAACGCGACGGCCCTGCAGACCGCCTCGATGAACCTCGCGCGCATCACCGGCCCCAGCATGGCCGGCTTCCTGCTCTCGACGGTCGGGCCGCTGTTCGTGATGCTGCTCGGCCTCTGCGCCAACACCTGGACGGTCACCCAGATCCTGAGCATTCGCCACCGATCTGCGAAGCCCTCGAAGGCGTTCACGCTCAAGAGCATCCGCATCACCGACGGCTTCCGCTACGTCTACCGCACGCGCCCGCTGCTCGACATGATGCTGGTCGTGACCATCTCCAACATCTTCGGCCTCTCGTACGTTCAGATGCTGCCGTCGTTCGCCCGCGACTCGCTGCACCTTGACGCGGCCGGCCTGGGCATCCTGACCTCGTCGATGGGCGGCGGCGCGCTGGTCGGCTCGTTGATCATGGCGCGGGTCGGCATCGGACAGCACCACTCGCTGATGATGCGTGGCGCGGCGTTCAGCATCTGCCTGCTGCTGCTGGCCCTCGGCTGGTCTGGCTCGCTCTGGCTCGCCGCGCCGTTGCTGGCGCTCATCGGCTCGCTGACGGCGCTGCTCACGGCCCTCAGTATCTCGACGGTCCAGCAGTACGCCCCCGACGAGTTGAGCGGGCGGGTCTTCGGGGTGTACATGGTCTGCACGGGCCTGACCAACATCGGCAGCCTGCCGCTCGGCGCGATCGCCGACCGCATCGGGACGGATCACGCCATCGGGGTGTGGGGCAGCATCGGCGCCTGCCTGGTGCTGGCGTTCGTGGGGTACCGCACGCTGACCGAACCACGCGCGGCGACGGTCGCCCAGCCGGCCGACGCCCCCACGCCGTCCTGA
- a CDS encoding AbrB/MazE/SpoVT family DNA-binding domain-containing protein, which yields MQQTVTLRQKNQITLPHEIVRELGMQPGDRLVVEFDSERPGKVELRPVRRSYAGIAEGLYGGTLEEELAYIREERASWEQ from the coding sequence ATGCAGCAGACCGTGACGCTTCGGCAGAAGAACCAGATCACCCTGCCGCACGAGATCGTGCGGGAGCTGGGCATGCAGCCGGGCGACCGCCTCGTCGTCGAGTTCGACAGCGAGCGTCCTGGCAAGGTCGAGCTGCGGCCGGTCCGGCGCAGCTACGCCGGCATCGCCGAGGGGCTGTATGGTGGAACGCTTGAGGAGGAGCTGGCCTACATCAGAGAAGAGCGGGCTTCGTGGGAGCAATAG
- a CDS encoding PIN domain-containing protein has protein sequence MGAIGAAALDRAIRDGERLLIDTSTLVAYLNRAEAATPVASYILDEMVHPGRNRGLVSMITVMDVLVRPLRAGTPEPYQHIMEFISQFPNLTPVPVDLPVAQEAASVRAMFRLSAPDALIVATGLISQVHHLVTNDATWTRKLQPLASRIKVCHLDAFR, from the coding sequence GTGGGAGCAATAGGAGCTGCGGCGCTCGACCGAGCCATCCGAGACGGGGAGCGACTCCTCATCGACACGTCGACGCTCGTCGCCTATCTGAACCGAGCCGAGGCGGCGACGCCGGTTGCGTCCTACATCCTCGATGAGATGGTTCATCCTGGGCGCAATCGGGGACTCGTCTCGATGATCACCGTGATGGATGTTCTTGTTCGGCCGCTTCGCGCTGGGACGCCTGAACCGTATCAGCACATCATGGAGTTCATCTCGCAGTTCCCGAATCTGACGCCCGTGCCCGTGGATCTGCCTGTCGCTCAGGAGGCGGCCTCGGTGCGGGCCATGTTCCGACTGTCGGCTCCGGACGCGTTGATCGTGGCGACAGGTCTCATCTCCCAGGTCCATCACCTCGTGACGAATGACGCCACCTGGACGCGAAAGCTCCAGCCGCTCGCCTCGCGCATCAAGGTCTGTCACCTCGACGCTTTCCGCTGA
- the galE gene encoding UDP-glucose 4-epimerase GalE, giving the protein MRLLVTGGAGYVGGHTVRALLKAGHEVLVYDNLVYGHAETVPCELVVGELADAAGLDAVLGSRHFDAVLHFAAYAYVGESVQDPAKYWRNNVSSGIELLDAMRRHGVNQIVFSSTCATYGYPDSVPVTEDEPKKPESPYGESKLTFERVLASYAQAYDLRSVSLRYFNAAGAAADGTLGEDHEPETHLIPLVLAVAAGRLPHVKVFGTDYPTPDGTCIRDYIHVEDLASAHVLAVGAMEERGACKAYNLGTGTGYSVREIIDACRRVTGREIAVVEEARRPGDATALFADNRKIRNDLGWSPRYETVEQIVATAWRWHAKRWGVSS; this is encoded by the coding sequence GTGCGATTGCTGGTGACGGGCGGCGCGGGGTACGTGGGCGGCCATACGGTGCGAGCGCTCCTCAAGGCCGGCCACGAGGTCCTGGTCTACGACAACCTCGTGTATGGGCACGCCGAGACCGTGCCCTGTGAGCTGGTGGTCGGCGAGCTTGCCGATGCAGCGGGCCTCGACGCCGTGCTTGGATCTCGACACTTCGACGCCGTGCTTCATTTCGCAGCCTACGCCTACGTCGGCGAGTCTGTGCAGGATCCGGCGAAGTACTGGCGCAACAACGTCTCATCGGGCATCGAGCTGCTCGACGCGATGCGCCGCCATGGCGTCAACCAGATCGTCTTCTCGTCCACCTGCGCCACCTACGGCTACCCCGACAGTGTGCCCGTCACCGAGGACGAGCCAAAGAAGCCGGAGAGCCCGTACGGCGAGTCGAAACTGACCTTCGAGCGGGTGCTGGCATCGTACGCCCAGGCCTACGACCTTCGCTCGGTCAGCCTGCGCTACTTCAACGCGGCCGGCGCGGCCGCTGACGGCACGCTCGGCGAGGATCATGAGCCAGAGACGCACTTGATCCCGCTGGTGCTGGCCGTGGCGGCTGGGCGGCTGCCGCACGTCAAGGTCTTCGGGACGGACTATCCGACCCCGGATGGCACCTGCATCCGTGACTACATTCACGTCGAGGATCTGGCGAGCGCCCACGTCCTGGCCGTCGGCGCGATGGAGGAGCGGGGGGCCTGCAAGGCGTACAACCTCGGGACCGGGACCGGCTACTCGGTCCGCGAGATCATCGACGCCTGCCGCCGCGTGACGGGACGAGAGATCGCCGTGGTCGAGGAGGCTCGCCGCCCCGGCGACGCCACGGCCCTGTTTGCCGACAATCGGAAGATCCGCAACGACCTCGGCTGGAGCCCGCGCTACGAGACGGTCGAGCAGATCGTGGCGACGGCCTGGCGCTGGCACGCGAAGCGGTGGGGCGTGTCGAGCTAG
- a CDS encoding isoprenylcysteine carboxylmethyltransferase family protein, with product MAGPALPDVVRRPGRWVGGVLFVVGGLLALAGLGGLGRQLTPFPKPSPGATLVQSGAYGLARHPVYGGMLTALLGWALLHGRWSGLLSTLVVGLFFDRKASREEAFLAAQFPEYPTYRGRVSKLIPWLY from the coding sequence ATGGCCGGGCCAGCGCTGCCCGACGTGGTGCGCCGGCCGGGACGCTGGGTCGGCGGCGTGCTGTTCGTCGTCGGCGGCCTGCTGGCCCTGGCCGGGCTGGGCGGCCTCGGGCGGCAGCTCACGCCGTTCCCGAAGCCGAGTCCTGGCGCGACCCTGGTGCAGTCTGGCGCATACGGGCTGGCACGGCACCCGGTCTATGGCGGTATGCTGACAGCGTTGCTCGGATGGGCGCTGCTCCACGGCCGCTGGTCCGGGCTGCTCTCGACGCTGGTGGTCGGCCTGTTCTTCGACCGCAAGGCCAGCCGTGAAGAGGCGTTCCTGGCGGCGCAGTTCCCCGAGTACCCCACCTATCGCGGGCGCGTCAGCAAGCTGATCCCCTGGCTCTACTGA
- a CDS encoding NUDIX domain-containing protein gives MQSPCSPTPHAVWQRAHRVLLFIWRYLPLPARRLAILALYPRVPIGAVAVIRDGEGRLLLVRQTYHRVGVRWAAPGGWLGRRETPQQAAERETWEETGLRVKAGRVLATGGGPYGEISIAYECEVVGDAGFTPSEETDQIGYFAVDALPEMTVDTRRLMDRALAAQERWRDVQPPLGTTAASPPSTVVGPPTGGDPS, from the coding sequence ATGCAATCGCCCTGCTCTCCAACCCCCCACGCCGTCTGGCAACGGGCGCATCGCGTCCTGCTCTTCATCTGGCGCTACCTGCCGCTGCCGGCCCGGCGCCTGGCGATCCTGGCGCTGTATCCGCGCGTCCCGATTGGCGCGGTCGCCGTCATCCGGGATGGCGAGGGCCGCCTGCTCCTGGTGCGGCAGACGTACCATCGGGTCGGCGTGCGCTGGGCGGCCCCTGGTGGCTGGCTTGGACGCCGCGAGACACCGCAACAGGCGGCGGAGCGCGAGACCTGGGAGGAGACCGGCCTGCGCGTCAAGGCTGGCAGGGTGCTGGCGACCGGTGGCGGACCGTACGGCGAGATCAGCATCGCCTACGAGTGCGAGGTGGTCGGGGACGCGGGATTCACCCCCAGCGAGGAAACGGATCAGATCGGCTACTTCGCGGTGGACGCACTGCCAGAGATGACCGTCGACACGCGCCGTCTGATGGACCGAGCGCTGGCCGCGCAGGAGCGCTGGCGAGATGTCCAGCCACCGCTCGGCACAACCGCCGCCTCGCCGCCCAGCACAGTCGTCGGCCCGCCCACTGGAGGCGATCCATCGTGA